Proteins co-encoded in one Flavobacterium sp. M31R6 genomic window:
- a CDS encoding AAA family ATPase: MFKINKLKAEILSDKSENITDLYGFEFQFESGLNIIAGPNSRGKTTINTCIYYALGMEELLGAHNEKALDKALKEEFTIKPSQEEEGINYKVQSSKILLEIENDNNEIVFLERYITTDTEDVKTSNITVYNSSLSSIDNENDTPHKAVYFVNSRGNNEDINGFYNWLSSFMNLELPMVSNNSRTDNYSPLYLQTIFSALFIEQTKGWSDFFATMPFFGITKAKEKIVEFLLGLNEIRLSTEKDVLNKEKNLITDDWKRKIKAFSYLEKQTSSTIVNVPQELTTDKSEIDKINVVFSTSEEEKVTFSQFMNEKMEMIKELENRPISTIKENREQTILEFTKQKQEYSDLKEYIEKFEDKLRIDKQQDFTLKNQLGIVEAEIKDHINLQKVFSENIINKNGTNQCPTCTQPVSTNLINTRNISIPQLTLDENTNFLRSQKKIIQTSIKSLIETIGEKEVLLNYFKNNLRQKETLIKSISKDLISDDRAFSESEIVKKLQLEREIEKLEDLKGSISDLKAELEALANQYHNNNIQINALGESEVEDENKLSSFETKYKNFLFGFGYESNEKYQITINRKEPFKYFPVYKNHRNDSVPQSIRINSSASDFVRNIWAYTLALLQNGINHPGIIMFDEPGQHRTNLSSLKALFKTCSEIEERQTIIFTSIDKKLNDDEDIDLDLLIEDLESDKYQLIRLDNLHKVIRKL, translated from the coding sequence ATGTTTAAGATAAATAAGTTAAAAGCAGAAATCCTATCTGATAAAAGCGAAAATATTACAGATTTATACGGATTTGAGTTTCAATTTGAAAGCGGTTTGAACATTATCGCAGGTCCAAATTCTAGAGGAAAAACAACAATTAATACTTGTATTTATTATGCTTTAGGTATGGAGGAGCTACTCGGTGCTCACAATGAAAAAGCGTTAGATAAGGCGTTAAAAGAAGAGTTTACCATTAAACCAAGCCAAGAGGAAGAGGGTATAAATTATAAGGTACAGTCATCAAAAATTCTATTAGAAATAGAAAATGACAATAATGAAATAGTCTTCCTAGAAAGATACATTACAACAGATACAGAGGATGTAAAAACCTCTAATATCACTGTATATAACTCATCTTTGAGTTCTATAGATAACGAAAATGATACGCCTCATAAAGCTGTATATTTTGTTAATTCTAGAGGAAACAATGAAGATATAAATGGATTTTATAATTGGTTAAGTAGTTTTATGAATTTAGAACTTCCTATGGTAAGTAATAATTCTCGAACAGATAATTATAGTCCTCTCTATCTTCAAACAATATTTTCGGCTTTATTTATTGAACAAACCAAAGGTTGGTCTGACTTTTTTGCTACGATGCCTTTTTTCGGAATTACTAAAGCAAAAGAAAAAATAGTTGAGTTTCTATTAGGTCTAAATGAAATTAGACTTTCTACGGAAAAGGATGTTCTAAATAAAGAAAAAAATCTAATAACTGATGATTGGAAAAGAAAAATAAAAGCTTTCTCTTACTTAGAAAAGCAGACAAGCTCAACAATAGTAAATGTTCCGCAAGAATTGACAACGGACAAATCAGAGATTGATAAAATAAATGTTGTTTTTTCTACTTCGGAAGAAGAAAAAGTTACTTTTAGTCAATTTATGAATGAAAAAATGGAAATGATTAAAGAATTAGAAAATAGACCCATTTCTACTATAAAAGAAAACCGTGAGCAAACAATTTTAGAATTTACTAAACAAAAACAAGAGTACTCTGACCTTAAAGAGTATATTGAAAAATTTGAAGATAAACTCCGTATTGATAAACAACAGGATTTCACCTTAAAAAACCAATTGGGCATTGTAGAAGCTGAGATTAAAGATCATATAAATTTACAGAAAGTTTTTAGTGAAAATATCATTAATAAAAATGGTACGAATCAATGTCCAACTTGCACGCAACCAGTTTCAACAAATCTAATTAACACAAGAAATATAAGTATTCCACAACTTACACTTGATGAAAATACTAACTTTTTGAGAAGCCAAAAAAAGATAATACAAACCTCTATTAAAAGTTTAATTGAAACAATTGGCGAAAAAGAGGTACTTCTTAACTATTTTAAAAATAACCTACGTCAAAAAGAAACACTAATCAAATCAATTTCTAAAGACTTGATTTCAGATGATAGAGCCTTTTCTGAATCGGAAATTGTAAAAAAACTTCAACTTGAAAGAGAGATTGAAAAATTGGAAGATCTTAAGGGTTCTATTTCCGATTTAAAAGCTGAATTGGAAGCATTGGCTAATCAGTATCACAACAATAATATTCAGATAAATGCTTTAGGAGAATCTGAAGTAGAAGATGAAAATAAACTAAGCAGCTTTGAAACAAAATATAAAAATTTCCTTTTCGGATTTGGATACGAAAGTAATGAGAAATATCAAATAACTATTAATAGGAAAGAGCCCTTCAAATATTTTCCAGTGTATAAAAATCATAGAAATGATAGTGTTCCTCAATCCATAAGAATAAACTCTTCTGCTTCTGATTTTGTTCGTAATATTTGGGCTTATACCTTAGCTTTATTACAGAATGGAATTAATCATCCTGGTATTATTATGTTTGATGAACCTGGTCAACATCGAACAAATTTAAGTAGTTTAAAAGCTTTATTCAAAACCTGTTCGGAAATCGAAGAAAGGCAAACAATAATTTTTACTTCGATTGATAAGAAGCTAAATGATGATGAAGATATTGATCTGGATTTGCTAATAGAAGACTTGGAAAGTGATAAATATCAACTTATACGATTG